One window from the genome of Bacillus weihaiensis encodes:
- the panC gene encoding pantoate--beta-alanine ligase — protein sequence MKQLTSINELNTEIHQYKHLGNTIGYVPTMGYLHEGHLNLIEAARKENDIVILSIFVNPLQFGPNEDFDSYPRDIKRDLELAAKCGVDLVFSPDVAEMYPSEPSYTVIVKNRVNVLCGRSRVGHFDGVATVLTKLFNIVQPNRAYFGMKDAQQVAVVEGLLKEFHFPIELRAIETIREQDGLAKSSRNVKLSEQERKEAPAIYRSLTIAETAIKNGEKSKDIIIEQMMKSIEQNTSGTIDYIEVLAYPELQDIEVIKGKVIIAVAVKFTNARLIDNITLDV from the coding sequence GTGAAACAGCTTACGTCTATAAATGAGTTAAATACTGAAATTCATCAATATAAGCATTTAGGAAACACAATTGGGTATGTTCCTACTATGGGTTATCTCCATGAAGGACACCTCAATTTAATTGAAGCAGCAAGAAAAGAGAATGATATTGTCATTTTAAGTATTTTTGTTAATCCTCTTCAGTTTGGTCCAAATGAAGATTTCGATTCGTATCCTAGAGATATAAAAAGAGATTTGGAACTTGCAGCAAAATGTGGAGTCGATTTAGTCTTTAGTCCGGATGTAGCTGAAATGTATCCAAGTGAACCTTCCTATACTGTAATCGTCAAAAATCGTGTGAATGTGCTCTGTGGCAGATCGAGAGTTGGGCATTTCGATGGGGTAGCAACAGTTTTAACGAAGTTATTTAATATCGTACAACCGAATAGGGCTTATTTTGGTATGAAAGATGCTCAACAAGTTGCTGTTGTAGAAGGTTTATTGAAGGAGTTCCATTTCCCAATTGAATTGAGAGCTATTGAGACGATTCGTGAACAAGATGGTCTTGCTAAAAGCTCTAGAAATGTAAAATTATCAGAACAGGAAAGAAAAGAAGCACCTGCAATATACCGGAGCCTTACCATTGCGGAAACTGCCATAAAAAATGGAGAAAAGAGTAAGGACATTATTATTGAACAGATGATGAAATCTATTGAACAAAATACTTCAGGAACAATTGATTATATCGAAGTTCTAGCGTATCCGGAGCTCCAGGACATAGAGGTAATAAAAGGGAAAGTGATTATAGCAGTAGCTGTTAAGTTTACAAATGCTAGGCTAATTGATAATATTACGTTGGACGTTTAA
- the asnS gene encoding asparagine--tRNA ligase — translation MKTTIAEVGKFVGKEVTIGAWLANKRSSGKIAFLQLRDGTGFIQGVVVKAEVEEEIFQKAKSITQETSLYVSGIVREDERSPFGYELGITSIEVISESEDYPITPKEHGTEFLMDHRHLWLRSKRQHAVMKIRNEIIRSTYEFFNNEGFVKVDPPILTGSAPEGTSELFHTKYFDEDAYLSQSGQLYMEAAAMALGKVFSFGPTFRAEKSKTRRHLIEFWMIEPEMAFYEFEDNLKVQETYVSYVIQSVLKNCQLELHTLGRDTSKLEKIQAPFPRITYDDAIKFLHEKGFTEIQWGDDFGAPHETAIAESFDKPVFITHYPTSLKPFYMQPDPNRDDVVLCADLIAPEGYGEIIGGSERIHNAELLKQRIGEHHLDEEAYEWYLQLRKYGSVPHSGFGLGLERTVAWISGVEHVRETIPFPRLLNRLYP, via the coding sequence GTGAAAACAACGATTGCAGAAGTAGGAAAATTTGTAGGAAAAGAAGTCACCATTGGTGCATGGTTAGCTAACAAACGCTCTAGTGGTAAAATTGCATTCTTACAATTAAGAGATGGGACAGGCTTTATACAAGGAGTAGTTGTTAAAGCAGAAGTGGAAGAAGAGATCTTTCAAAAAGCGAAGTCCATTACACAAGAAACTTCATTATATGTATCAGGAATTGTTCGTGAAGATGAACGTTCTCCTTTTGGATATGAATTAGGTATTACGAGTATTGAGGTTATTTCGGAATCTGAGGATTACCCAATTACACCGAAAGAACATGGTACAGAGTTTTTAATGGATCATCGTCATTTATGGCTACGCTCAAAACGCCAGCATGCAGTGATGAAAATAAGAAATGAGATCATTCGTTCCACGTATGAATTCTTTAATAATGAAGGTTTTGTGAAGGTAGATCCTCCAATTTTAACTGGAAGTGCTCCTGAAGGTACATCTGAATTATTTCATACGAAGTATTTTGACGAAGATGCCTACCTTTCACAAAGTGGACAGCTATATATGGAAGCCGCTGCTATGGCACTTGGAAAAGTCTTTTCATTTGGTCCGACTTTTAGAGCTGAAAAATCAAAAACAAGACGTCACTTAATTGAATTTTGGATGATTGAACCAGAAATGGCTTTTTATGAATTCGAAGACAACCTGAAGGTTCAAGAAACATATGTTTCTTATGTAATCCAAAGCGTACTGAAAAATTGTCAATTAGAACTTCATACTCTAGGTAGAGATACGTCAAAATTAGAAAAAATTCAGGCACCATTTCCTCGTATTACGTATGATGATGCGATTAAATTCTTACATGAAAAAGGGTTTACTGAAATCCAATGGGGAGATGACTTTGGTGCCCCTCATGAAACAGCAATTGCTGAGAGTTTTGATAAACCTGTATTCATTACCCATTACCCGACAAGCTTAAAGCCATTCTATATGCAACCTGATCCTAACCGAGATGATGTTGTTTTATGTGCCGATTTAATTGCTCCGGAAGGTTATGGAGAAATTATTGGTGGTTCGGAACGTATTCATAATGCTGAATTACTTAAACAACGTATCGGTGAGCATCACTTAGATGAAGAAGCATATGAGTGGTATTTACAGTTAAGAAAATATGGTTCTGTCCCACATTCTGGGTTTGGACTTGGTCTTGAAAGAACAGTTGCTTGGATAAGTGGTGTGGAACATGTGCGTGAAACTATTCCTTTCCCAAGACTATTAAATCGTTTATATCCGTAA
- the panB gene encoding 3-methyl-2-oxobutanoate hydroxymethyltransferase translates to MKTRLDFTRMKNELEPITMITAYDYPTAKQAEEAGVDMILVGDSLGMVVLGYDSTVPVTVNDMIHHTKAVKRGAKNTYIVTDMPFMSYHLSREETLKNAAKIIQEGGADAVKVEGAEGVTTIIEALTLAGIPVVAHLGLTPQSVGVLGGYKVQGKDAEAARKLMEDAKKCEEAGAIALVLECVPQQLAKELTQILAIPTIGIGAGKQTDGQVLVYHDLVGYGSGYTPKFVKQYSSIADTATKAIGEYINEVKKREFPEEKHSFNMKEEELLSLYGGILK, encoded by the coding sequence ATGAAAACAAGATTAGACTTTACGAGAATGAAAAATGAACTTGAACCAATCACTATGATAACTGCTTATGATTATCCGACTGCAAAACAAGCAGAAGAAGCTGGGGTAGATATGATCTTAGTTGGGGATTCATTAGGAATGGTTGTATTAGGCTATGATTCTACAGTGCCTGTAACAGTTAACGATATGATTCATCATACGAAAGCTGTCAAGCGTGGTGCTAAAAATACGTATATTGTAACAGATATGCCTTTCATGTCATACCACCTTTCTAGAGAAGAAACATTGAAAAATGCCGCGAAAATCATTCAAGAAGGTGGAGCGGATGCAGTAAAGGTTGAAGGTGCAGAAGGTGTTACTACAATAATTGAAGCGCTTACTTTAGCAGGAATTCCTGTTGTTGCTCATTTAGGATTAACACCGCAATCTGTAGGAGTTCTAGGGGGATACAAGGTTCAAGGGAAAGATGCAGAGGCTGCAAGAAAACTAATGGAAGATGCAAAGAAATGCGAAGAAGCAGGTGCTATTGCTCTTGTGTTAGAGTGTGTACCACAACAATTGGCTAAGGAGTTAACACAGATTTTAGCAATACCTACTATAGGCATCGGTGCCGGCAAGCAAACGGACGGTCAAGTACTTGTTTACCATGATTTGGTTGGTTATGGAAGTGGGTATACGCCAAAGTTTGTAAAACAGTATTCTTCCATAGCAGACACAGCTACAAAAGCAATTGGTGAGTATATAAATGAAGTGAAAAAAAGGGAGTTTCCAGAAGAGAAACACTCATTTAATATGAAAGAGGAAGAGCTCCTTTCATTGTATGGAGGAATTCTAAAGTGA
- a CDS encoding DnaD domain-containing protein produces the protein MNREQFIYIQETGHVTIPVILFDYYSKLGLTEEEFMVILQVKKFKHLGNSFPTPSELAEYMSISVTTCTSILRSLIQKGFLMIEESEENMILCEYYSLKPLWDKLYTYLESESKVKEQEQQSKEDLSLYTIFEEEFGRPLSPFECESLAIWIDQDEYDPVIIKAALREAVMSGKLNFRYIDRILFEWKKNGIRTIDQARNHSKKFRQHQANSTTSNQTNNEEYQRKVPFYNWLES, from the coding sequence ATGAACAGAGAACAATTTATTTATATACAGGAAACAGGTCATGTTACAATACCCGTTATCTTGTTTGACTACTATAGTAAATTAGGTTTAACAGAAGAAGAATTTATGGTTATTCTTCAAGTGAAAAAGTTTAAACATCTAGGAAATTCCTTTCCAACCCCTTCTGAACTTGCTGAATATATGTCGATATCAGTTACTACATGTACGTCCATATTAAGAAGTTTAATTCAAAAAGGTTTCCTAATGATAGAAGAAAGTGAAGAAAACATGATACTTTGTGAATATTATTCACTTAAGCCATTATGGGATAAATTATATACGTATTTAGAGAGTGAATCGAAGGTAAAAGAACAAGAACAACAATCAAAAGAGGATTTAAGCCTATATACTATTTTTGAAGAGGAATTTGGACGACCATTATCCCCCTTTGAATGTGAATCATTAGCCATCTGGATTGATCAAGATGAATATGATCCCGTTATTATTAAAGCTGCGCTAAGGGAAGCTGTTATGTCAGGTAAATTAAATTTCAGATACATTGATCGTATCTTATTTGAATGGAAAAAGAACGGTATTCGAACAATTGATCAAGCAAGAAATCATTCGAAGAAATTTCGTCAGCATCAAGCAAATTCTACGACAAGCAACCAAACTAATAATGAAGAGTATCAGAGAAAGGTACCTTTTTATAATTGGCTAGAGAGCTAA
- a CDS encoding DUF5590 domain-containing protein, whose amino-acid sequence MGKKTLILASILILVMIAVIWIYGSTYHSARKQYNEGHSASEEIAKNEGNLTVIDDVATYNADQQYHIISGRTNSNDKIYVWVPQTTEEKNKKIIVKKQEDGITSSQALKYVQSKYEVTKLISVKIGMDNNIPIWEVKYRDELNRYTFDYVQFSTGEIIKHMALKNLTSE is encoded by the coding sequence ATGGGAAAAAAAACGCTTATCTTAGCTTCCATTCTAATCCTTGTTATGATTGCAGTTATTTGGATTTACGGCTCAACATACCATTCTGCAAGAAAGCAATATAATGAAGGACATTCAGCTTCAGAGGAAATAGCAAAAAATGAAGGGAATTTAACAGTTATTGATGATGTGGCAACCTATAATGCCGATCAACAATATCATATTATTTCAGGCAGAACAAACAGCAATGATAAGATCTATGTATGGGTTCCACAAACTACTGAAGAGAAGAATAAGAAGATTATCGTAAAAAAACAAGAAGATGGTATCACGTCATCACAGGCCTTAAAATATGTACAAAGCAAATACGAAGTAACAAAATTAATCTCCGTGAAAATAGGGATGGATAACAACATACCTATTTGGGAAGTTAAATATAGAGATGAATTAAATCGATATACATTTGATTATGTACAGTTTAGTACAGGAGAAATTATTAAGCACATGGCCTTGAAAAACCTTACAAGCGAGTAA
- the dinG gene encoding ATP-dependent DNA helicase DinG, producing the protein MSEQRFVVVDIETTGNAPKKGDKIIQIAAVVIENGLIVDRYMSFVNPLQSIPLFIEQLTGITNDMVMNAPTFEEVAHEIFTLIDGSYFVAHNVYFDLSFLQEEFKHCELQFTGPILDTVELTRMTFPTEASYKLSDLSEKFNMLHENPHRADSDAEATALLLVTIFQKIKSLPLGTLQHLLKLSSSFISDLDEVMEEIISERLLKAEDVREKEFETVRSLTIRKRKQITDENSKNQEVINLDEILDTFKNQVENIEEVIPKYHVRNEQIKMMKDVYTSLQNHQHSLMEAPTGFGKTIAYVLPAIIYSKKENKTLLISTYTNNLQNQIVEKEMDVLKQLLPFHFSAAILKGQNHYLCLQKFEQSLYELDDNYDYTLSKAQILIWLTETTTGDLDELNLPSGGKVLWDQLHVDRTSFKDNPFSAYCYYQSARTKALSSSIIITTHAMLLMDMQKEIPTLPPYDEVIIDEAHRFERVASEQLGLRVSYLHIHHVLSRLGLSKMNGILSKELKLLEDSSLADAIGKKCDEIHSQLQEETHQFFSALHAYVLKRKKNPTANRSSYSFYTETENNAVWNAQLEISGRIQFLLKDYLNLLYSILRQMEDSTTIQRSIKEKLNHDEFIQQYEMLTQFKENIQYLFFENDKEVVKWIEIDTKGAKNAVSIYAQPIQVTEYLADEFFAKKQSVILTSATLTVKGSFSYIIHALGLGDFYPETINYQSPFQFEKQVKLFVPSDVPAVNEVTLDEYSEVIALNIGSVANITNGKLLVLFTSYEMLKKTYQLLKEDPTLEDFIIMGQGTGNGSTTRLTKNFKQYEQAILLGTNSFWEGVDFIGENLKALVIVRLPFVSPEEPLVKARSKKIEDEGRSSFYDYSLPEAILRFRQGFGRLIRNENDRGFLFVLDNRIIQSNYGKDFVSSIPAIEVEHKPMQYLTHSIENWITEE; encoded by the coding sequence ATGAGCGAACAACGTTTTGTTGTCGTCGACATAGAGACAACAGGAAATGCTCCTAAAAAAGGAGATAAAATAATACAAATTGCTGCAGTTGTCATTGAAAATGGACTAATTGTTGATAGGTATATGAGCTTTGTTAATCCGTTACAATCTATTCCATTATTCATTGAACAGTTAACAGGTATTACCAATGATATGGTAATGAACGCACCAACCTTTGAAGAAGTCGCACATGAAATATTTACATTAATAGATGGCTCTTATTTTGTTGCTCATAATGTTTATTTTGACCTTTCTTTTCTACAAGAAGAATTTAAACATTGTGAGTTACAGTTCACGGGGCCTATTTTAGATACAGTTGAGTTAACTAGAATGACGTTTCCGACTGAAGCTAGCTACAAGCTTTCTGATTTAAGTGAAAAATTTAATATGTTACATGAAAATCCTCATAGAGCGGATAGTGATGCGGAAGCAACTGCATTATTATTAGTAACGATTTTCCAAAAAATTAAAAGCTTACCTTTAGGAACATTACAACACTTACTAAAACTTTCGTCTTCATTTATAAGTGATCTAGATGAAGTAATGGAAGAAATTATTTCAGAGCGTTTATTAAAGGCGGAAGATGTCCGTGAAAAAGAATTTGAGACTGTACGTTCGTTAACAATCAGAAAAAGAAAGCAAATAACTGATGAAAATTCAAAAAATCAAGAAGTAATAAATTTGGATGAGATATTGGATACGTTTAAAAATCAAGTAGAAAATATCGAAGAAGTTATACCTAAGTATCATGTGCGAAATGAGCAAATAAAGATGATGAAAGACGTATATACCTCCTTACAAAATCATCAGCATTCTCTAATGGAAGCACCTACAGGATTTGGGAAAACGATAGCCTATGTACTCCCGGCTATTATTTATTCAAAAAAAGAAAATAAAACGTTACTTATCAGTACATATACGAATAATCTCCAGAATCAAATTGTTGAGAAAGAAATGGATGTATTAAAACAACTTCTCCCATTTCATTTTTCAGCGGCAATATTAAAAGGGCAGAATCATTACCTATGCCTCCAAAAGTTCGAGCAGTCTTTATATGAGCTGGATGATAATTATGACTATACACTTAGTAAGGCTCAAATATTAATTTGGCTGACAGAGACAACTACAGGTGACCTTGATGAGCTAAATTTACCATCAGGGGGTAAAGTATTATGGGATCAACTTCACGTTGATCGAACCTCCTTTAAAGATAATCCTTTTTCAGCGTATTGTTATTATCAGTCTGCGCGAACAAAAGCTTTGTCGTCATCTATTATTATTACGACTCATGCTATGTTGTTAATGGATATGCAAAAGGAAATTCCAACATTACCCCCCTATGATGAAGTCATTATTGATGAAGCTCATCGTTTTGAGAGGGTTGCTAGTGAACAATTAGGTCTGCGTGTTAGTTATTTACACATTCATCATGTTCTCTCAAGATTAGGACTATCGAAGATGAATGGGATCCTCTCTAAGGAACTAAAACTATTAGAGGATTCTAGTTTAGCTGACGCAATAGGAAAAAAATGTGATGAGATACATTCACAATTACAGGAAGAAACACATCAATTCTTCTCTGCTCTCCATGCATATGTATTGAAGAGAAAAAAGAATCCTACAGCGAATCGTTCTTCCTATTCTTTTTATACTGAAACAGAAAATAATGCCGTATGGAATGCACAATTGGAAATCTCTGGAAGGATACAATTCTTACTAAAAGATTATTTAAATCTTTTATACTCTATATTAAGGCAAATGGAAGATTCGACTACCATTCAACGTTCAATTAAAGAAAAACTTAATCACGATGAGTTCATTCAACAATACGAAATGCTTACGCAATTTAAGGAGAATATCCAATACCTCTTCTTTGAAAATGATAAAGAAGTAGTAAAATGGATTGAAATTGACACAAAAGGTGCTAAGAATGCTGTCTCAATATATGCTCAGCCGATTCAGGTAACAGAATATTTAGCAGATGAATTTTTTGCAAAAAAGCAAAGTGTTATTCTTACATCCGCAACATTAACTGTTAAGGGATCTTTTAGTTATATTATTCATGCGCTAGGTTTAGGTGATTTTTACCCAGAGACAATAAATTATCAGTCCCCATTTCAGTTTGAAAAACAAGTGAAATTATTTGTACCTAGTGATGTGCCTGCAGTAAATGAAGTGACTCTAGACGAGTACTCGGAAGTAATAGCATTGAATATAGGCAGTGTAGCTAATATTACAAATGGTAAACTTCTTGTGCTTTTTACATCATATGAAATGTTGAAAAAAACATATCAATTGTTAAAAGAAGACCCTACACTTGAGGACTTTATTATAATGGGACAAGGAACAGGTAATGGAAGTACAACCAGATTAACTAAGAACTTTAAACAATATGAACAAGCAATATTATTAGGAACGAATAGTTTTTGGGAGGGCGTTGATTTTATCGGTGAGAATCTAAAAGCCTTAGTCATCGTTAGACTTCCATTTGTCTCTCCAGAAGAACCGCTCGTAAAGGCTAGAAGTAAAAAAATTGAAGATGAAGGAAGAAGTTCGTTCTATGATTATTCGCTTCCAGAAGCAATCTTAAGATTTAGGCAGGGATTCGGACGTCTTATTAGAAATGAAAATGATAGAGGCTTTTTATTCGTACTAGATAATAGGATTATTCAATCGAATTACGGGAAAGATTTTGTATCTTCAATTCCAGCTATTGAGGTTGAACATAAACCGATGCAATATCTTACACATTCAATAGAAAATTGGATAACAGAAGAGTAA
- the nth gene encoding endonuclease III — translation MLTKIQIRECLDTMTEMFPDAHCELIHDNPFELVIAVALSAQCTDALVNKVTKTLFQKYKKPEDYLAVTLEELQNDIKSIGLYRNKAKNIRKLCETLLEDYNGIVPNDHTELTKLAGVGRKTANVVMSVAFGVPAIAVDTHVERVSKRLGICRWKDSVLEVEKTLMKKIPREEWSDTHHRLIFFGRYHCKAQSPQCEVCPLVHLCREGQKRIKKAALK, via the coding sequence ATGTTAACTAAAATACAAATTCGTGAATGTTTAGATACTATGACTGAAATGTTCCCAGATGCACATTGTGAGCTTATCCATGACAACCCATTTGAACTGGTTATTGCTGTCGCGCTATCTGCTCAATGTACAGACGCTTTAGTCAATAAAGTAACAAAAACTCTTTTTCAAAAATATAAAAAGCCGGAGGATTACTTAGCAGTTACTCTTGAAGAATTGCAAAATGATATAAAATCCATTGGCTTATATCGGAACAAAGCTAAAAATATTCGCAAATTGTGTGAAACACTTTTAGAGGATTATAATGGAATTGTTCCAAATGATCATACTGAATTAACAAAGCTAGCAGGAGTTGGAAGAAAGACAGCCAATGTAGTGATGTCTGTAGCCTTTGGAGTGCCAGCTATTGCAGTTGACACACATGTTGAGAGAGTTAGTAAGCGTTTAGGCATATGCAGATGGAAAGACTCAGTTTTAGAAGTTGAAAAAACTCTTATGAAAAAAATTCCTAGAGAGGAATGGTCAGATACACATCATAGATTAATTTTCTTTGGAAGATATCATTGTAAAGCACAGTCTCCTCAATGTGAAGTTTGTCCGCTAGTACATCTCTGTAGAGAAGGACAAAAACGAATAAAAAAGGCAGCGTTGAAGTAA
- a CDS encoding YpoC family protein, translating to MKQSDNDIIIPSSFNLYKDKEQRKLYPTTESDFLEVIREEPFYFDIFYALEWKRTMRPWENPKEYLPIIFEERQEQTEIIEDFYKKRGKGNITDRMHYYLSLFLLTLFYLNYKPVKSVIPQSMNLYELKRKPMNCEERLEYIMRKPSQYHAYIQLDQLFIELEKIYYKAVAMKEL from the coding sequence ATGAAGCAATCGGATAATGATATAATTATTCCCTCCTCATTTAATCTCTATAAAGACAAGGAGCAACGTAAACTCTATCCTACCACAGAGTCTGATTTTCTTGAGGTCATTAGGGAAGAACCATTTTACTTCGATATTTTTTATGCACTAGAGTGGAAGAGAACAATGAGACCCTGGGAAAATCCTAAGGAATATCTTCCAATTATTTTTGAAGAACGGCAGGAGCAAACGGAAATAATTGAGGATTTCTATAAAAAGAGGGGAAAGGGAAATATTACGGATAGGATGCATTATTATCTATCCTTATTTCTACTAACTCTTTTTTATCTTAATTATAAACCTGTAAAAAGTGTTATTCCTCAGAGTATGAACTTATATGAACTAAAACGAAAACCTATGAATTGTGAGGAACGTCTAGAATATATTATGAGGAAACCATCCCAGTATCATGCATATATACAGCTTGATCAGTTATTTATTGAACTTGAGAAGATATATTATAAGGCTGTAGCCATGAAAGAACTATAA
- the panD gene encoding aspartate 1-decarboxylase, translating to MFKTMLNAKIHRARVTEANLNYVGSVTIDEDIIDAVGMVPNEKVQIVNNNNGARLETYIIPGERGSGVVCLNGAAARLVQEGDVVIILTYALIEDSKLADHKPKIAIMDENNNIVEMLGQEPAATIM from the coding sequence GTGTTTAAAACAATGCTAAATGCTAAAATTCATCGCGCACGTGTAACAGAAGCAAACTTAAATTATGTAGGCAGTGTGACAATCGATGAAGATATTATAGATGCTGTAGGAATGGTACCAAATGAAAAGGTGCAAATCGTAAATAATAATAATGGTGCACGTTTAGAAACTTATATTATACCAGGTGAACGTGGTAGTGGAGTTGTATGCTTAAATGGAGCAGCAGCTAGACTAGTACAAGAGGGGGACGTCGTGATTATCCTCACTTATGCACTAATTGAAGACTCAAAATTAGCTGATCACAAACCAAAAATTGCAATTATGGATGAGAACAATAACATTGTTGAGATGCTTGGTCAAGAGCCTGCTGCAACGATTATGTAA
- a CDS encoding YpmA family protein: MESKIEIVSTVTVDHSDDLYKVVDVLNRTLKRENLMFGLALDQEDQSKAVFTIYRT, translated from the coding sequence ATGGAAAGTAAAATAGAAATCGTATCAACAGTTACAGTTGATCATTCTGATGATTTATATAAAGTAGTTGATGTATTAAACCGAACTCTAAAAAGAGAAAATTTAATGTTTGGACTTGCACTTGACCAAGAGGATCAATCAAAAGCAGTCTTTACCATTTATCGTACTTAA